In one window of Brassica napus cultivar Da-Ae unplaced genomic scaffold, Da-Ae ScsIHWf_1184;HRSCAF=1699, whole genome shotgun sequence DNA:
- the LOC106359203 gene encoding uncharacterized protein LOC106359203 encodes MCIKDRNPNLSPSHLFAPPKPPISTSRLGRSHTLRSRRSHPPFCAALTSVLSFHPPSYADFLSGSIPSASSPVLGSPFTQRTSVPQQQPAAPSQIIEDRLLNELLLAPGRELLPKLSRNGEPNTSWFRKKNRNAICKSILKCFHSLLDLPYPTYAHVPLEKQKMWLRSFAQDWNWDPAITSEVRTAFNLQAKTQYKSNMTEWKKKWKLKKDKPTGLNEDVWVGLQAYWQLDATASIADTNSQNRRSQRGGKGLAIHNGGAKTREEREIEMTAENDGVPPDWLALMRDMHTNKQTGEVQDPVARELLETLTKLKEDKEAQLQQSQLFGNDGASTASNMLSGEEINQIVLENVPVKKGRRYGVGRVSEGISSSSQATFSSPSLVHEMEQLKTELIEERTKRQALEDQLRSVTDFISRVYPEEFSASQSQPDQ; translated from the exons ATGTGTATCAAAGACCGTAACCCTAATCTGTCTCCTTCCCATCTGTTTGCTCCGCCGAAACCGCCCATCTCAACCTCTCGTCTGGGCCGCTCTCACACCCTCCGTTCTCGCCGCTCTCACCCTCCGTTCTGCGCCGCTCTCACCTCCGTTCTGAGCTTTCACCCTCC GTCGTATGCGGATTTTCTCTCTGGTTCAATTCCATCTGCTTCCTCTCCTGTTTTGGGTTCTCCTTTTACCCAGAGAACCAGTGTCCCCCAGCAACAGCCAGCAGCGCCCTCACAGATAATTGAGGATAGGTTACTCAACGAGCTGTTGTTGGCACCAGGACGAGAGCTTCTTCCGAAGCTGAGCCGAAATGGTGAACCAAATACTagttg gtttaggaaaaaaaatcgCAATGCCATTTGCAAGTCTATTTTGAAATGCTTTCATAGTCTCCTTGATTTGCCATATCCGACTTATGCCCACGTGCCATTAGAAAAGCAGAAGATGTGGCTCCGTTCATTTGCT CAAGATTGGAATTGGGACCCTGCTATCACCAGTGAGGTACGGACAGCCTTTAATTTGCAGGCTAAAACTCAGTACAAGAGCAACATGACTGAGTGGAAGAAAAAGTGGAAGCTGAAGAAGGATAAGCCCACAGGTCTAAATGAAGATGTGTGGGTTGGGTTGCAAGCTTATTGGCAACTCGATGCTACTGCATCTATCGCTGATACCAACTCTCAGAATAGGCGAAGCCAGCGTGGTGGAAAAGGTTTAGCAATACATAATGGTGGTGCTAAAACAAGAGAGGAACGAGAGATAGAAATG ACTGCTGAAAACGATGGTGTGCCACCAGATTGGTTAGCATTGATGAGAGATATGCACACCAATAAACAAACTGGTGAGGTGCAAGATCCCGTCGCAAGAGAGTTGTTGGAAACTTTGACTAAGCTCAAGGAGGATAAAGAAGCACAACTTCAGCAGTCTCAATTGTTTGGCAATGATGGTGCATCTACAGCTTCAAACATGCTGTCCGGCGAAGAGATCAACCAAATCGTTCTtgag AATGTCCCTGTTAAGAAAGGTCGCCGCTATGGTGTTGGTCGTGTTTCGGAGGGGATCTCATCCTCATCTCAAGCCACCTTTTCTTCCCCGTCTCTTGTCCATGAGATGGAGCAGCTGAAGACTGAGCTTATTGAAGAGCGGACAAAACGACAAGCTTTGGAGGACCAGCTTCGTTCTGTCACTGATTTCATTTCTCGAGTTTATCCGGAGGAGTTCTCTGCTTCTCAAAGTCAACCTGACCAGTAA